A region from the Cellvibrio sp. PSBB006 genome encodes:
- a CDS encoding YbaY family lipoprotein translates to MNNSRIKGQLLATFLLITAALAGCTNTITGDIYYRERIALPPDARVSVALEDVSRADTPATTISKTEFTPETQVPIPFSLTYKTSDINNNHRYALRAQIRSADNQLLWATVEHYGVLTQDSPKDRVSLQVARADQTSVTNQSSDDARRLAYECDQLLALVVVNANTAMIHVNGADLQLQQAPAASGARYTNERAEFWSKGDEATITLDGETFTNCRNKPEQLPWAEAKARGIDFRATGNEPGWLLELDADLQIEFVGDYGNYRVITPVPVPDLDSAQRSSYHAVTESHDLLLTIETKPCQDSMSGMQFSQEVRILLDGRAYNGCGKSL, encoded by the coding sequence ATGAATAACTCAAGGATCAAGGGGCAGCTGCTCGCCACCTTTCTGCTGATCACCGCCGCGCTTGCTGGTTGTACCAATACCATCACCGGCGATATCTATTATCGCGAGCGTATCGCCCTGCCGCCGGATGCGCGCGTCAGCGTGGCGCTTGAGGATGTCAGTCGCGCTGATACGCCAGCCACCACCATCAGCAAGACTGAGTTCACGCCCGAAACCCAGGTGCCTATTCCATTTTCCCTGACGTACAAAACCTCCGATATCAACAACAACCATCGTTATGCGTTACGCGCGCAGATTCGCTCGGCGGACAATCAATTGCTGTGGGCGACGGTGGAGCATTATGGCGTGCTTACGCAGGACAGCCCGAAAGATCGCGTTTCTTTACAGGTTGCGCGCGCTGACCAAACCAGCGTCACCAACCAATCCAGCGACGATGCCCGGCGTCTCGCCTACGAGTGCGACCAGCTGTTGGCGTTGGTGGTGGTCAATGCCAATACGGCGATGATTCATGTCAATGGGGCAGATCTGCAATTGCAGCAGGCACCGGCGGCTTCGGGCGCGCGCTACACCAACGAACGGGCGGAGTTCTGGAGCAAGGGCGACGAAGCGACTATCACACTGGATGGCGAAACCTTTACCAACTGCCGCAATAAACCCGAGCAGTTACCTTGGGCAGAGGCCAAAGCGCGCGGTATCGATTTCCGTGCGACCGGCAACGAGCCGGGCTGGCTGTTAGAGCTGGATGCTGACTTGCAGATTGAGTTCGTGGGCGACTACGGCAACTATCGCGTGATTACTCCGGTACCGGTACCGGATCTGGATTCGGCGCAACGAAGCAGTTACCACGCTGTCACCGAAAGCCATGACCTGTTGCTGACTATCGAAACCAAGCCCTGTCAGGACAGTATGAGTGGTATGCAATTCAGCCAGGAAGTGCGCATTTTGCTGGATGGCAGGGCCTATAACGGGTGCGGCAAGTCGCTTTAA
- the secB gene encoding protein-export chaperone SecB, whose amino-acid sequence MSEENNSQELNNHEQADGPNFAIQRIFLKDISFETPMGVEAFTKQFKPNIQQDLNVQVNQLDEGTHEVVLLLTITAKIEGRTVFLVEVKQAGIFAISGFEGIQLSQVINTACPQILFPYAREAIDSILNRGTFPPLMLAPINFDAVFAQAVVQAKQQAESSKETAATAN is encoded by the coding sequence ATGTCCGAAGAAAATAATTCACAAGAACTTAATAATCACGAGCAGGCCGACGGTCCGAATTTTGCCATTCAGCGTATTTTCCTCAAGGATATTTCCTTTGAGACCCCCATGGGTGTTGAAGCGTTTACCAAACAATTCAAGCCAAACATCCAGCAGGATTTGAACGTACAGGTTAATCAACTGGATGAAGGCACTCACGAAGTTGTGCTGCTGCTGACCATCACCGCCAAGATCGAAGGTCGCACCGTTTTTCTGGTGGAAGTGAAGCAGGCCGGTATCTTTGCCATCTCCGGTTTTGAAGGTATTCAGTTGAGCCAGGTGATCAACACTGCTTGTCCGCAAATTCTGTTCCCTTATGCGCGCGAGGCGATCGACAGTATTTTGAATCGCGGCACCTTCCCGCCGTTAATGCTGGCGCCAATCAATTTTGATGCGGTGTTTGCGCAAGCCGTTGTCCAGGCCAAGCAACAAGCCGAGTCATCGAAAGAAACTGCCGCGACGGCCAATTGA
- a CDS encoding rhodanese-like domain-containing protein, translating into MNFFVFISQEWLLVSTLVVLIYIYAWRERIKSGRPISVHEVTQLLNKDSAVLLDVRDNAEFKAGHIVGAINIPFSKVAAELDKLESHKSKIIIVADKLGQHAGSVGRTLEKQGFVVRRLSGGIAEWQAQNLPLVKK; encoded by the coding sequence GTGAATTTCTTTGTATTTATCAGTCAAGAATGGCTGTTGGTTAGTACGCTGGTGGTTTTGATTTATATCTACGCCTGGCGTGAGCGCATCAAGAGTGGTCGTCCCATCTCCGTGCATGAAGTCACCCAATTGCTCAACAAGGATTCTGCTGTTCTGCTCGATGTTCGCGACAATGCAGAATTCAAAGCGGGCCACATTGTCGGTGCCATCAATATTCCATTCAGCAAGGTTGCCGCTGAGCTGGATAAACTGGAAAGCCACAAAAGCAAGATCATCATCGTTGCCGACAAGCTGGGTCAGCACGCCGGTAGTGTCGGGCGTACGCTGGAAAAGCAGGGCTTTGTCGTGCGTCGCCTCTCCGGTGGTATTGCGGAGTGGCAAGCGCAGAATCTGCCGCTGGTAAAAAAGTAG
- the ppk1 gene encoding polyphosphate kinase 1 has translation MVSNAFFNRELSLLEFNKRVLYQAYNQSLPLLERLRFLCIFSTNLDEFFEVRVGGLVEMIELNAQTPPGPDGLSQAQTLGEISERAHRLVEEQYRILNQAILPAMRENGIRVLRRDEWNSQQVKYLKSYFETDVLPVLSPIGLDPAHPFPRILNKSLNFIVKLDGKDAFGRNSGRAIVQVPRSLSHIIELPPELAGEGREFIFLSSIIHYFMAEIFVGMTVIDSYQFRLTRNSDIFLDEEETEDLLRAVQGELAYRQYGDEVRLELTDTCPAELEQFLLHRCEIKERDLYRINGPVNLNRFSDLFDLVKDSRFFFTPFVQAMPKFPKRSNSYFESLQKQDILLHHPFDSFQGVVDFLREAAADPHVLAIKQTLYRTGSNSPVVDALVAAAKNGKEVTAIIELRARFDEEQNVALAERLQRYGIHVIYGVVGYKTHAKMLLVARREQNSKVRYYVHMGTGNYHPKTSMIYTDYGLMTSDKEIGDDVYRIFLQLSSMGKASKMDALMYAPFTLHKGLVRRIRTERENAEQGKPGRIIAKMNSLYDEELVNELYAASQAGVQIDLIVRGICQLRPGVEGLSENIRVRSIIGRFLEHSRVFYFENGGNPELLCSSADWMSRNMFHRVETCFPIKSKKIRDRIIEDLTLYLADNTHAWILQENGNYVITEPQEGEDLVDVQAILLDRWTTPVIK, from the coding sequence ATGGTGTCCAACGCTTTCTTTAATCGCGAACTGAGCTTGCTGGAGTTCAACAAACGCGTGTTGTATCAAGCTTACAACCAATCCCTGCCTTTATTGGAACGCCTGCGTTTTCTGTGCATCTTTTCCACCAACCTCGATGAGTTTTTTGAGGTACGTGTCGGCGGCCTGGTGGAGATGATCGAACTCAACGCACAAACGCCGCCCGGGCCGGATGGTCTCAGCCAGGCCCAAACCCTAGGTGAAATTTCCGAGCGGGCTCACCGCCTGGTTGAAGAGCAGTATCGCATCCTGAATCAGGCCATCCTTCCCGCCATGCGCGAGAATGGCATTCGCGTGTTGCGCCGCGACGAATGGAACAGTCAGCAGGTGAAATACCTGAAAAGTTACTTTGAAACCGATGTGCTGCCGGTGCTCAGCCCCATCGGACTCGACCCGGCGCACCCTTTTCCGCGCATCCTGAATAAAAGCCTGAATTTTATCGTCAAGCTCGATGGCAAAGATGCGTTCGGGCGCAACTCCGGACGCGCGATTGTACAGGTGCCTCGGTCGCTGTCACATATCATCGAGTTACCACCGGAGCTGGCTGGCGAAGGCCGTGAATTTATTTTTCTCTCATCGATCATCCATTATTTTATGGCCGAGATTTTTGTCGGCATGACGGTGATCGATAGCTACCAATTTCGCCTCACGCGCAACTCGGATATTTTTCTCGATGAAGAAGAAACTGAAGACTTGCTGCGCGCGGTGCAAGGTGAACTGGCTTACCGGCAGTACGGCGATGAAGTGCGCCTTGAATTAACCGACACCTGCCCTGCGGAACTGGAACAGTTTTTATTGCATCGCTGCGAAATCAAAGAGCGCGATCTGTACCGTATTAACGGACCGGTAAACCTGAATCGCTTCAGCGATTTATTTGATCTGGTGAAAGACAGCCGCTTTTTCTTTACACCGTTTGTACAGGCGATGCCGAAATTTCCCAAGCGCTCCAACAGCTATTTTGAATCTTTACAAAAGCAGGACATTCTCTTGCACCATCCGTTTGATTCGTTTCAGGGCGTGGTGGATTTTTTGCGCGAAGCCGCCGCTGACCCACATGTACTGGCAATCAAACAAACCTTGTATCGCACCGGCTCCAATTCTCCCGTCGTTGATGCCCTGGTAGCTGCTGCTAAAAACGGCAAGGAAGTCACGGCGATTATCGAATTGCGCGCGCGCTTTGATGAAGAACAAAACGTTGCACTGGCGGAACGCTTGCAGCGTTACGGTATTCACGTGATTTACGGCGTAGTAGGTTACAAAACCCACGCCAAGATGCTATTGGTGGCGCGCCGCGAACAAAACAGCAAGGTTCGTTACTACGTGCATATGGGCACCGGAAACTATCACCCCAAAACCAGCATGATCTACACCGACTATGGTTTGATGACCAGCGACAAGGAAATCGGTGATGATGTATATCGCATCTTTTTGCAGCTCAGCAGTATGGGTAAAGCGTCCAAGATGGACGCGTTGATGTACGCCCCCTTTACGTTACACAAGGGATTGGTCAGACGCATTCGCACCGAACGGGAAAATGCCGAGCAGGGAAAACCGGGTCGTATCATCGCCAAGATGAATTCACTTTACGACGAAGAATTGGTTAACGAACTTTATGCCGCCTCGCAGGCCGGTGTACAGATTGATTTGATTGTGCGCGGCATCTGTCAATTGCGGCCTGGTGTCGAAGGCCTGTCAGAAAATATTCGGGTGCGCTCCATCATCGGACGTTTCCTGGAACACAGCCGCGTATTTTATTTCGAAAACGGTGGCAACCCTGAATTGCTCTGCTCCAGCGCAGACTGGATGAGTCGCAACATGTTTCATCGCGTGGAAACCTGTTTTCCCATCAAGAGTAAAAAAATCCGCGACCGCATTATCGAAGATTTAACATTGTATCTCGCGGACAACACCCACGCCTGGATACTACAGGAAAATGGCAATTACGTTATCACCGAACCACAGGAAGGCGAGGATCTCGTTGACGTGCAGGCCATACTGCTGGACCGCTGGACTACACCCGTTATCAAATAG
- a CDS encoding DUF3570 domain-containing protein yields MAVINSMRIYRLLLCFALLSCVSSARADVLPDERIDIMYHSYEGGGTQIDGPAILVRKNLGNSVSISGQYYVDSISGASIDVVAARGADVESGASPYAEERKQKDLGLVYLHDRTTFNLGYSTSKENDFDSTTYSFSVSQTFFGDLTTVSLNTSFGDDIISRNDRPEFGERDAERRRYSINVSQILTKNLIAALSVESAVDEGYLQNPYRVMRFCNDGDGVNSVCSSRSEAEEKYPNTHNSDAFGVRAIYYLPYRAAIRADYREFSDSWGIEASNYEVRYTHPYKEWLFELKYRAYEQTEADFYSDLFPYANYQNFMGRDKELSPLTTTTFGLGVTYQLPAGFVPWFDKSTVNLYWDRIQFDYEDFRNVLAREEGMQFGQEPLYNFDADVIRLYWSFWY; encoded by the coding sequence GTGGCTGTAATTAACAGCATGCGTATTTACCGGCTTTTATTATGCTTTGCACTGCTTTCATGTGTCAGTAGTGCACGTGCCGATGTCCTGCCCGACGAACGCATCGATATCATGTACCACAGCTACGAAGGCGGCGGCACGCAGATCGATGGCCCCGCGATTCTGGTACGCAAAAACCTAGGCAATTCGGTGTCGATTTCCGGCCAGTATTATGTAGATAGCATCAGCGGCGCCTCCATTGATGTGGTCGCCGCGCGCGGCGCGGACGTGGAATCCGGCGCGAGCCCCTACGCCGAAGAACGCAAGCAAAAAGATTTAGGGCTGGTCTATCTGCACGACCGTACTACATTTAACCTGGGCTATTCCACCAGTAAAGAAAATGATTTCGACTCAACCACCTACAGTTTCAGTGTCAGCCAGACATTCTTTGGCGACCTGACCACCGTCAGCCTCAACACCAGTTTTGGTGATGACATTATCAGCCGTAATGATCGACCGGAATTCGGCGAACGCGATGCAGAACGCCGTCGCTACAGCATTAATGTCTCACAGATTCTTACTAAAAATCTGATTGCTGCACTGAGCGTGGAAAGTGCTGTTGATGAAGGCTACCTTCAAAATCCCTATCGCGTGATGCGTTTTTGCAACGATGGTGATGGCGTAAATTCCGTATGCAGTTCACGCAGCGAAGCAGAAGAAAAATATCCCAATACCCACAATAGCGATGCTTTCGGCGTGCGCGCCATTTATTATTTACCCTATCGCGCCGCCATTCGTGCCGATTACCGGGAGTTCTCCGATAGCTGGGGCATCGAAGCCAGCAACTACGAAGTGCGTTACACCCATCCCTACAAAGAGTGGCTGTTCGAATTAAAATACCGCGCCTACGAACAGACCGAAGCCGACTTCTACAGTGACCTCTTTCCCTACGCCAATTATCAAAACTTTATGGGCCGCGACAAGGAACTCAGCCCTCTCACCACCACCACCTTCGGGCTCGGCGTTACCTACCAATTACCAGCGGGATTTGTCCCTTGGTTTGATAAAAGCACCGTGAATTTGTACTGGGATCGCATCCAGTTCGATTACGAAGATTTCCGCAATGTACTCGCGCGTGAGGAGGGTATGCAGTTTGGCCAGGAGCCTTTATACAACTTCGATGCAGATGTAATCCGACTGTATTGGTCGTTCTGGTATTGA
- a CDS encoding Ppx/GppA phosphatase family protein, whose product MFNLSRKETAHASHIAAIDLGSNSFHMIIARWDNDQLILLDRLREPVRLGWGLQADGSLSEDAREKAMACLERFGECLREYPSRSVRIVGTKTLRSITDSRQFLQEAQARLGHPVEIISGDEEARLVYLGVAHCIAPGEGKRMVVDIGGGSTEIILGQGMAPLLKESLSMGCVAIAKQFFFDGKVTDKAIKKARIACLQELEPVNDLFVEQGWQEVLGASGTIKAVAKVCQSMGWSDGTIKKTSLDIIVQMYRQHGNTDLKITGLSDDRQAVFLGGVIVLSALFESLQLDQMTAADWALREGLLYDLKGRLEDHDIRQASVDALAKRFHVNLEKAERIEKTALMLLDQVSDTWGLNVDEAGKLLRWSARLYPVGLDIAHSDYHKHSAYIVEHVDMAGCSRAEQKQLAALVLAHRKRFPIKQFPLENTALLQVAILLRLAIIFHRGRKKEGRLPIKLRANNHKLKLTLPSVWLEANTLTHADLESEAQHLEEIGYLLDVIANGD is encoded by the coding sequence ATGTTCAATCTCTCCCGTAAAGAAACCGCTCACGCCAGTCACATCGCTGCCATTGATCTTGGCTCCAACAGTTTTCACATGATTATCGCCCGCTGGGACAACGATCAGTTGATTCTGCTCGATCGCCTGCGCGAGCCCGTACGGCTCGGTTGGGGGTTGCAGGCCGATGGCAGTTTGAGTGAAGACGCGCGCGAAAAAGCCATGGCATGCCTTGAGCGCTTCGGTGAATGCCTGCGTGAATATCCCTCGCGCAGTGTCCGTATCGTCGGCACCAAAACCCTGCGCAGCATTACCGATTCGCGTCAATTTCTCCAGGAAGCACAAGCTCGCCTGGGGCATCCGGTGGAGATTATCTCCGGCGATGAAGAAGCGCGTCTGGTTTACCTGGGTGTAGCGCATTGCATTGCGCCCGGCGAAGGTAAACGCATGGTGGTTGATATCGGCGGCGGTAGCACCGAAATTATTTTGGGTCAGGGCATGGCGCCCCTGTTGAAAGAAAGTTTGAGTATGGGTTGCGTTGCCATCGCCAAACAATTTTTCTTTGACGGTAAAGTGACCGACAAAGCCATCAAGAAAGCGCGCATTGCCTGTTTGCAGGAATTGGAGCCGGTGAATGATCTGTTTGTCGAGCAAGGCTGGCAGGAAGTGCTCGGTGCGTCCGGTACCATCAAGGCGGTGGCTAAGGTGTGCCAGAGCATGGGCTGGAGCGATGGCACCATCAAAAAAACAAGCCTCGATATCATCGTGCAGATGTATCGCCAGCACGGCAACACTGATTTAAAGATCACCGGTTTATCTGATGATCGCCAGGCGGTTTTCCTCGGCGGCGTGATTGTGTTGAGCGCGCTCTTTGAAAGTCTGCAGCTGGATCAGATGACCGCAGCAGATTGGGCGCTGCGTGAAGGTTTACTCTATGACCTGAAAGGCCGTCTGGAAGATCACGATATTCGTCAGGCCAGCGTGGATGCCTTGGCCAAACGTTTTCATGTGAATCTGGAGAAAGCCGAGCGCATCGAAAAGACTGCGCTGATGTTGCTGGATCAGGTAAGTGATACCTGGGGGCTGAATGTCGATGAAGCCGGTAAACTTCTGCGCTGGTCTGCGCGACTTTATCCTGTCGGTTTGGATATCGCGCACAGCGATTACCACAAACACAGTGCTTATATTGTTGAGCACGTTGATATGGCCGGCTGCTCGCGCGCGGAGCAAAAGCAATTGGCAGCGCTGGTGTTGGCGCACCGCAAACGTTTTCCGATCAAACAATTTCCATTGGAAAATACGGCGTTGTTACAGGTGGCGATCCTGTTGCGTTTGGCGATTATCTTTCACCGCGGCCGCAAAAAAGAAGGTCGCCTGCCAATTAAACTCCGTGCCAATAATCACAAATTAAAACTTACCCTGCCTTCTGTCTGGCTTGAAGCCAACACGCTGACGCACGCTGATCTCGAAAGCGAAGCTCAACATCTCGAAGAAATTGGTTATCTTCTGGATGTCATCGCGAATGGCGATTAG
- the gpmI gene encoding 2,3-bisphosphoglycerate-independent phosphoglycerate mutase, protein MTATKKPLVLIILDGFGHSENTEHNAIYAANTPVWDKVWANNPKSLIATSGLEVGLPEGQMGNSEVGHMTLGAGRVVYQSLTRINKAISDGDFFTNPVYVEAIDAAVASDKAVHILGLLSDGGVHAHQDHIYAMIRLAAQRGAKHIYLHAFLDGRDTAPRSAEASLQQAEDLFRELGVGKVASIVGRYFALDRDNRWDRVKAAYDVMVTGAAEFDALTAVEGLKAAYARDENDEFVKATIICGEDEEAGTIQDGDSVIFMNFRPDRAREITRALIEPEFDGFERELAPKIAHFVQTTEYASDIKAPIAFPPEDLTNSFGEYLSNQGKTQLRIAETEKYAHVTFFFNSGTETVYPGEDRILVPSPKVATYDLQPEMSAPEVTDKLVAAIESGKYDAIICNYANGDMVGHSGIFEAAVKAVEALDICLGRVLGALEKVGGEALVTADHGNVEEMFDAESGQVSTQHSTLPVPFVYCGKRQVNIADGGSLADVAPTMLHLMGMPQPAEMTGRNLITVK, encoded by the coding sequence ATGACCGCGACCAAAAAACCTCTCGTATTGATTATCCTCGACGGCTTTGGCCATTCGGAAAACACCGAACACAACGCCATTTACGCGGCAAATACGCCGGTATGGGACAAGGTCTGGGCCAACAACCCCAAGAGCCTCATCGCCACCTCGGGCCTTGAAGTCGGCCTGCCGGAAGGCCAGATGGGCAACAGCGAAGTGGGCCATATGACACTGGGTGCCGGGCGCGTGGTTTACCAGAGTCTCACCCGCATCAACAAAGCCATCAGCGACGGCGATTTTTTTACCAATCCGGTGTACGTCGAAGCCATCGACGCTGCGGTCGCCAGTGACAAAGCCGTACACATCCTCGGCCTTCTGTCAGACGGCGGTGTGCACGCCCACCAGGACCATATCTACGCCATGATCAGGTTGGCAGCCCAGCGCGGCGCCAAACATATTTACCTGCACGCCTTCCTCGATGGCCGCGACACAGCGCCACGCAGCGCCGAAGCATCACTGCAACAAGCTGAAGACCTGTTCCGTGAACTGGGCGTAGGCAAGGTTGCTTCCATCGTCGGCCGCTACTTCGCCCTCGATCGTGACAATCGCTGGGATCGCGTAAAAGCAGCCTATGACGTAATGGTAACTGGCGCTGCCGAGTTTGATGCGCTGACCGCAGTCGAAGGACTCAAAGCAGCTTACGCGCGCGATGAGAACGATGAATTTGTGAAAGCCACCATCATTTGCGGTGAAGATGAAGAAGCCGGCACTATCCAGGATGGCGACTCAGTGATCTTTATGAACTTCCGCCCCGACCGTGCCCGCGAGATTACCCGCGCCCTGATTGAGCCTGAGTTCGATGGTTTTGAGCGCGAGTTAGCGCCGAAGATCGCGCACTTTGTCCAAACCACCGAATATGCCTCTGACATCAAGGCACCCATTGCTTTTCCGCCGGAAGATCTCACCAATTCCTTCGGTGAATACCTGTCCAACCAAGGCAAAACCCAGTTGCGCATCGCTGAAACGGAAAAGTACGCACACGTGACTTTCTTCTTTAACAGCGGCACAGAAACCGTTTACCCCGGCGAAGATCGTATCCTCGTGCCGTCGCCCAAAGTGGCGACTTATGATCTGCAACCGGAGATGAGCGCGCCGGAAGTCACTGACAAACTGGTGGCTGCGATTGAGTCCGGCAAGTACGACGCCATCATCTGTAACTACGCCAACGGCGATATGGTTGGCCACTCCGGCATCTTTGAAGCGGCGGTGAAAGCGGTGGAAGCGCTGGATATTTGCCTGGGTCGCGTGCTGGGCGCGCTGGAAAAAGTGGGCGGAGAGGCCTTGGTTACCGCCGACCACGGCAACGTGGAGGAGATGTTCGATGCAGAGTCGGGCCAGGTCAGCACACAGCATTCCACCTTGCCGGTGCCTTTTGTGTACTGTGGCAAACGTCAGGTGAATATCGCCGATGGCGGCTCTCTGGCGGACGTGGCACCGACCATGTTGCACTTGATGGGAATGCCGCAACCCGCCGAGATGACCGGGCGCAACCTTATCACCGTAAAATAA
- a CDS encoding DUF4156 domain-containing protein, with amino-acid sequence MRTLLLVLAIATLSSACTWVKVSDDGTGVAVANMANVRNCEKLRNVNVKVKASVGPIDRNADKVATELANLARNEAASFGGDTVVPTSEIENGSQTFAVYKCK; translated from the coding sequence ATGAGAACATTATTACTTGTATTGGCTATCGCCACCCTGAGCAGCGCGTGTACCTGGGTAAAGGTAAGCGATGACGGCACTGGTGTAGCGGTGGCGAATATGGCTAACGTGCGCAACTGCGAGAAACTGCGCAACGTTAACGTCAAGGTAAAAGCCAGCGTGGGTCCCATTGACCGCAACGCCGACAAGGTAGCAACCGAGCTAGCCAACCTGGCGCGCAATGAAGCTGCGAGTTTCGGTGGCGATACGGTCGTCCCGACGTCTGAGATCGAAAACGGCAGCCAAACCTTCGCCGTTTACAAATGTAAGTAA
- the grxC gene encoding glutaredoxin 3 yields MARVLMYTTAVCPYCNNAKKLLAQKGVAAEEIRVDREPHLWQEMMEKSKQRTVPQIWIGDVHVGGFTDLWALDKNGKLDELLAK; encoded by the coding sequence ATGGCGCGGGTTTTGATGTACACCACAGCAGTATGTCCCTATTGCAATAACGCCAAAAAATTATTGGCGCAAAAAGGCGTAGCCGCAGAAGAAATTCGCGTCGATCGTGAGCCTCATTTGTGGCAGGAAATGATGGAAAAAAGTAAACAGCGCACGGTGCCGCAAATCTGGATTGGTGATGTGCATGTCGGCGGGTTTACCGATTTGTGGGCGCTGGATAAAAACGGCAAGCTGGATGAGTTATTGGCAAAATAA
- a CDS encoding RICIN domain-containing protein: MSILARLHRFFARSHRRFYSAILLILTLFSVSAHSQYVHTQGTRILDGNGNEIYFTGMNLGNWLLWEGYLMMGDFNYRTHTQFLNSLGSALGGMANAREFEHQWRLNYVNEHAIAELAGLGFNSVRVPFHYNMFWQNGQLSDHGFQYFDRLIEYCRTHGIYILLDMHAAPGYQNPGDHSDNMNSNSSQPRDSVKFWDGNNIQIASQVWRHIANRYKNEPMIWGYDLINEPVLPPGREYELLPSLIQLRNAIRSVDNNHIIVAEGGWWASQLQVLDWTDPATQAATGVTTRWDNNLVYETHHYVFGNAGALADMYTRDDITNRLNIPLILGEYGEDTNEIIRTATDWSINNIAGHFPWSFKKMSHDRTLWTVQPNNIYNQVKNFINNGGTPPAGAYQGMLDFARNNIANGSAGIQWHQGFYDAVKHNGATNPGGPGDGAITNGIYEIINVGSGKSLDVQDVSTSNGANVQLWTRTGANNQRWQITALGNNEYRIEAVHSGRALDVANVSAENGANIHLWSYGGGANQRWRIESVGDVYRILSVLSGKSLDVEGNSTADGANIQQWDYFGGGNQLWQLN, translated from the coding sequence ATGTCTATCCTGGCCCGACTACACCGTTTTTTTGCAAGATCACACCGCCGCTTTTACAGCGCAATCCTGTTAATACTGACGCTCTTTTCAGTCTCAGCCCACAGCCAATATGTGCATACCCAAGGCACCCGCATCCTCGACGGCAATGGCAATGAAATTTATTTCACTGGCATGAACCTGGGGAACTGGTTGCTGTGGGAAGGTTATTTGATGATGGGCGATTTCAACTATAGAACCCATACGCAATTTCTCAATAGCCTCGGCAGCGCGCTGGGCGGCATGGCTAACGCGCGGGAATTTGAACACCAATGGCGCCTGAATTACGTCAATGAACACGCCATTGCTGAATTGGCTGGCTTGGGTTTTAACTCCGTGCGCGTGCCCTTTCACTACAACATGTTCTGGCAAAACGGCCAACTCAGCGATCACGGTTTTCAGTATTTTGATCGGTTGATTGAGTACTGCCGCACCCACGGTATTTATATCCTGCTGGATATGCACGCTGCGCCCGGTTACCAGAATCCCGGCGACCACAGTGACAATATGAACTCCAACTCCAGCCAACCGCGGGATTCCGTGAAATTCTGGGATGGCAACAATATCCAGATCGCCAGCCAGGTGTGGCGCCATATCGCCAACCGCTACAAGAACGAACCCATGATCTGGGGTTATGACTTGATCAACGAACCGGTGCTGCCGCCAGGCCGCGAATATGAGCTGCTGCCGTCGCTGATCCAATTGCGCAACGCGATTCGCTCGGTAGATAACAACCACATCATCGTGGCCGAAGGTGGCTGGTGGGCGTCGCAATTGCAGGTGCTTGACTGGACTGATCCTGCGACGCAAGCAGCTACGGGGGTAACAACTCGCTGGGACAACAACCTCGTCTATGAAACGCATCACTATGTCTTCGGCAATGCCGGCGCGCTGGCTGATATGTACACCCGCGATGACATCACCAATCGGCTGAACATCCCGCTGATCCTCGGCGAGTATGGCGAAGACACCAACGAGATCATTCGCACGGCAACGGATTGGTCGATCAACAACATCGCCGGTCATTTCCCCTGGTCGTTTAAAAAGATGTCCCATGACCGCACGCTCTGGACAGTGCAGCCCAATAACATCTACAACCAGGTGAAAAACTTCATCAACAACGGCGGTACGCCGCCGGCCGGTGCCTATCAGGGCATGCTGGATTTCGCGCGCAACAATATTGCCAACGGCAGCGCTGGCATTCAGTGGCACCAGGGGTTTTACGATGCCGTAAAACACAACGGAGCCACTAACCCTGGCGGTCCTGGAGACGGTGCAATTACCAACGGGATTTACGAGATCATCAATGTGGGTAGCGGCAAGAGCCTGGATGTGCAGGATGTCTCCACCAGCAACGGCGCGAATGTGCAGCTCTGGACCCGCACTGGGGCCAACAATCAGCGCTGGCAAATCACGGCACTGGGGAATAATGAATATCGTATTGAAGCGGTTCACAGCGGGCGGGCGCTGGATGTGGCGAATGTGTCCGCCGAAAATGGCGCGAATATTCATTTATGGAGCTATGGCGGCGGAGCCAACCAACGCTGGCGTATTGAGTCGGTGGGTGATGTTTACCGCATTCTGTCAGTACTGAGCGGGAAATCACTGGATGTGGAAGGCAATTCCACCGCCGATGGCGCCAACATCCAGCAGTGGGATTATTTCGGCGGCGGCAATCAACTCTGGCAGCTTAACTGA